Below is a genomic region from Chitinophagales bacterium.
TAGAATTATTGAATGATCAGCTTGCCTGTCGTGATCAGCATTTGTTGCTCATCGGTCAACCGGAAATAATAAATTCCTTCGGGCAATGCATCGCGGAAGATCCTGACGGAACTGCCTGACAGGTGATCCATTGTTGCCACGATTTTTCCCTGTATATCCTGTATCACCAAGGAACAGTTGTGCAGGTGGTAATTATTGATGAGGCTCAGCGTCGTGAAAGATTCAAACGGATTTGGGGAGATAACAGCAGTGTTCAATATTGAAGGTATGACAGCACTGACGGAGATTACTTCAAAAGTATCTGATTCGGTGGCACAGCCGGGCGGATAGGTGACGATTACGCTATACGTTCCGTTCTGTATTGGTGTATAGGTCTGCCCTGTTGCACCGGGTATTACTGATCCAAAAAAGTACCATTGGTTGCCGGCCGGTGCACTGGAGACAAGGTTGTTGTCGACAAAGGAAATGATGGGTACGGGAGGATATTCCACCACGGTAACTGACAGGCTGGTGTCTTGTGTGATGCAGGCGCCGGTTGAAGTAACGGAGACAACATCTGAAGTGCTTCCAAATATTACGGTAATAGATGTATCGCCTGATGAAGAAATGATCACAGCGTCAGCAGGTACAGTCCAGGTGTGATTAAAGCCTGCCACGGCGCCGATGCTGTATGTTGCTGTATCGCCGGTGCAAATTATTGCCGGGCCGTTAATGGGTTGTATCGGAAGATCGGACACTACGATGACGGTGAGGGTAGTATCCTGTGTGCTGCACGTATTGATGGCCGTTACCTTGATCTCTCCGCCGGTGTCACCAAACTGCACGGTAATGGATGTATCCCCCTGCGAGGAAACAATCTGCGCACCGGATGGAACGGTCCATACATATTCCACTCCTTCTGCAGATGCGATGGAGTATGTTGCACTTGCCCCAATACAGACAACGGTATCACCTTCGATGGGGTGAACGGGTGGAAACGAATGAACAATAATGTCAAGGCTCGTATCCTGTGCTGTACAGGCGCTTTCTCCGATAACGGTTATGGAACCGGATGCATTGCCGAATTCGACTGTAATTAACGTATCGCCCTGTGAGGAAATGATCGTGGCATCATCCGGAACGATCCAGGAATAATGTAAGCCTTCCATTGCCGGTATGGTGTAGGTGGCGGTATCGCCACCGCAAACGAGGGTATCTCCGTTAATTGCCGGCAAACTTGTAAAGGCAACTACCTGCACTGGCAGCAAGGTATCCTGCAAGGCGCAGGCGCTGCCGGCAATTACCAGTATGCCATCGGAGGAAGTGCCGAACTTAACGGTGATGGATGTATCGCCTTCTGATGCAATGATCGTTGCATCGAACGGAACCGTCCATGAATAGTCAACTCCATCCACTGAAGCGATGTTATAGGTTGCCGTATCACCGGTGCAAACGATGGTATCACCAATAATAGGTTTGATTGGAGGAACACCGGGATGAACAGTAACATACAATGAAGAAGTTACTGTCTCACAAACTGATGACGCGGAAAAAGTTACATAACCTGAAGAGTCGCCGAAGATGACAGCAATGAGCGTATCGCCGATATTGGCAATGATGGAGCATCCTTCCGGCAGTTGCCATGAGTAGGAATCGGCACCTGTGACAGAGGAGACGATAAACTCTGCGGAATCACCGCTGCAGAGGGAGGTAACACCGATCACATCTTCCGGATCCTGCAGTGATGGCGTTACATTTACAAAGAGCGATGCGATTGCTGCATCACAATCTGATTTGCCTGCTGTAATGCTTACAGTGCCGGAAGAGGCGCCAAACGACACAATGATGGATGTGTCGCCCTGTCCCGACAAAATAGTTGCATCATCCGGCACTGACCAGTCATAACTGATTGCATCCGGAACGGGTGCGATACCATAGGTTACAGGTTGTCCCTGGCAGGCTGTTGCCGGTCCGGCAAGCGTGTCAAGTGTAATGTATTGTCCAACAACATTTACCGGTAATATGGCAGAAACAGAATCACAATATCCGTTTGCAGTTACGGCCACGTTGCCAGAAGTGGAATCAAACTGTACAACAATCATAGTATCTCCAGCTGAGAAGACAATAGATGCACCGGATGGAATGGTCCAGTCATATGATATTGCATCAGCTACTGCAGGTACCTGGTACGATGACAACCCGTTGAGGCAAACTGCAGTATCTCCTGTTATCAAATTGATAGGAGGAAGTGAAGTGTGGGCAAAAACAGGTAATGAAATTAAAATGGTATCGCAATTATCAGCGGCTTTCATGGCCACCATGCCGGAGGTGGAACCCATGGCGACCATAATCATTGTATCTGTTTGTGTAATCACCTGGGCATCAGACGGCACTGACCATTCATAACTCAAAGCATTCTGTATTGAAGAAACCGAATACATAACTGTATCACCATAACAGAAATCAGCGGCACCGGTAATAGCACTGCTGGCCGCCAATGGCGGTACAACATTAACCTCCAGTGAAGCAATCGATGTATCGCAGTCTGCGCCGGCTATCACTGTTACATTACCGGATGTGCTGCTAAAAGTTACAGCTATTAAGGTATCACCCTGACTGTAGATGATGGAAGCATCCGAAGGAACCTGCCATTGATAAGTATTGGCACCACTAACAGGCGCTACAGAATAGGTATTGGTTGTGCCAAAGCAAAGGGTTGAGGCGCCGGTTATCTCACCCAGCGGGACTAAAGGTTCCGAACAGGGAACAAATTTATAGATTGATCCCTGCGCACCTACAGCATAACCGGTGTCACTTGCCGTAAAAAAAACGCCATTCAGTCCCATGGTGCTTACATTGCTCACCGACCACGTATTTCCGCCGTTTTTTGTTCTGATCACAGCGCCTGCATCATCTACAAACCATCCTGCTATCGGAGTGGTGAAGGTGCCGCGCCTGATGGAATGCCCGGAAGATCCGGTGAACACTTCTTCCCAGGTATTGCCTCCATCCAGTGAGCGGATAATAAATTCATGGCCGCCATTAGGTGTCGTTCCGCCGCCCGCAAAAATGGTATTGTCGTCAGTAACAGCAATTGCGGGAATAGCCTGCGGGCATGTATAAACTGTCTGCCAGCTTGCGCCGCCATCGTGCGTCCGGATAATGATACCATTTGAAAAGCCATTACTGCCGGTAGCATAGCCAGTATCGTTGTTCAGGAATTCAATATCGAGCAGGTCCTGCGAAACGCCGGCATTTAAAGAATCCCAGCTAACGCCAACGTTAATCGTCTTTAAAAACACACCGGCTTCACCTGCCACATATCCAACTTCTTTGGTGGGGAAATCTATGGCCCTGAATCCTGCATCGGTATTGATATCCACTGTTCCCCATGTATCGCCGGCATCTGTTGATTTCAACAGGGTGCCATATAATCCACAGGCAAATCCTTTTACATTATTGTTGAAAGCGATATCACGCAAAGGGTAAGCGGTGCCGGATGATTTCATAACCCAGTGAGCGCCGCCATCGGTTGTTTTCAGGATAGGCGCAAATCCAGGCGGGAATGCTTCACCGACCGCAAAACCTGTGGTTTCATTCAGCACAAAAACACCCCGTAGGTTGTTGTTGATGCCGGTTGACTGCGGCACCCACTGCGAGAATACAGTAGAGGAGAAAAGAATAATCAGTGATATCAGGTATAACTTTTTCAAAACATTGATATTGTCGGGGTAAAGCGATGTGAATCTAACAGGCCTGCCCGCTTTTGTTTTCATGCATTGTTCTGTATTATTTCAAAACAGGGCAGCTATACATTTTATGTTCAAAAACCAAAGCGGGTGGCAAATATACGTGCTCCATTCCGGAACTAAAAAACAACCGTAGCCCCAACCTGCTCCTCCTTAGCATCTTACGGGACGGCAATTCCGGTTGACTGATGATGAAGAGCAGCCATATGAGAGCGTTATGCCGGCGATTTTGGAAGTACAATAATAGTTACAGCGTGCTGGCAAAAAAAAGAGGTTATCCCGACCGGAATAACCTCCCTTATTTTATGCAATTATGTATTAGTGCGAATGCAGATCGCCATCAAGCACAGCATGCATGGGTTGCTTTGCGTGGCTCACTTTCTTGCTTTGTTTACGGATATTCAGCATGGAGAAAACCCATGCTTTAAAGCGTTCATTAAGCAGGTACATTACCGGTACAACCAGCAGCGTGATAAAAGTAGCGTAACTTAAACCGAAGACGATAGTCCAGGCGAGCGGTCCCCAGAAGACTACATTTTCGCCACCCAGCCAGATATCGGGTTTGAATTCAGTAAACAGGCCGTAGAAGTTAATATTCAGACCTATTGCGAGTGGAATCATCCCAAGTATGGTTGCAGTGGCCGTAAGCACAACCGGTGTCATCCGGATTTTGGCAGCCTCTACCACTGCTTCTTTTAATTCGACGCCTTGTTCAATCAGCAGATCGGTAAATTCCACGAGCAGGATTCCGTTTCGTACAACGATACCCAGCAGTGCAACCACGCCAACACCGGTCATTACTGCGGAGAAATTCATACCGGTAATACCATAGCCGAGCAATACGCCGATAATACTGAAGAATACTTCGGCAAAGATGATGGCCGGTTTAGAAACTGAATTAAACTGCGCTACGAGAATGATGACGATCAGGAATAAGGAGATGATCCAGGCTATTCCCATAAAATTGATGGTTTCTTCCATATCCTGGCTAGCACCGGTGTATCCAATGCTAACATCATCCGGCAGCGGGTAACTTTCCAATGCATCCGTCACTTTCGCCATGATGACCGGTTGCTGGCTTTCATAGCCCGTCAACAGATTTGAACCGAGTGTTACCACCCTTTTCTGATCGATGCGTTTAATGCCGGTATAGGTGCTGGAATACTTAATAGTAGCAAAAGCACTCAGTGGCACCTGTCGCACCTGGCCATTGGTCTGATCAATAAACGTAATGATCAGGTCTTTGAGCTGATCGATGCTCTTGCGTTGCGATTCGTCATAGCGTATTACGATCGGATAATCATCATTGCCTTCCTTATACTTACTCGCTTCCCAACCATAAATCGCATTGCGTATTTCAAAACCTACGGTTTGCGTGGAGATGCCTTCGCGGTTCATCCTTTCCCTGTCGAGGTCAATCGTAATCTCCGGCTTATTGGCCTGCAGATCGGTTTTCAACTCTTCGATGCCCGGTATGTTCAGTGAGTCGAGGTACCGTTTAATGCCATTGGTGGTTGCCAGTAACTTGTTGAAGTCGTCACCGGAAATTTCTATGTTAATCGGCTTACCTTGAGGCGGGCCGTTTTGTTCTGCGCCCACAGTTATCTGAGCGCCGGGAATACCTTTCAATGCTTCACGGAATTTTTCAGCATAGATCTCTGACTTTCGGTTTCTGCGGTCGGCCGGCTCAATAAACGCTACGGAAACCTTTCCCTTGTTCGTGCTTACGCTTTGATCAAACGGATCTTCACTGGCACCTATAGACACATTGGAGATCACGGATTTTACAATTGGATTATTTTCCCCCAGCACTTTATAAATTTTCTTTTCCACCAGTTTTGTAACAGAATCAGTGGTGGCCTGATCA
It encodes:
- a CDS encoding T9SS type A sorting domain-containing protein, which encodes MKTKAGRPVRFTSLYPDNINVLKKLYLISLIILFSSTVFSQWVPQSTGINNNLRGVFVLNETTGFAVGEAFPPGFAPILKTTDGGAHWVMKSSGTAYPLRDIAFNNNVKGFACGLYGTLLKSTDAGDTWGTVDINTDAGFRAIDFPTKEVGYVAGEAGVFLKTINVGVSWDSLNAGVSQDLLDIEFLNNDTGYATGSNGFSNGIIIRTHDGGASWQTVYTCPQAIPAIAVTDDNTIFAGGGTTPNGGHEFIIRSLDGGNTWEEVFTGSSGHSIRRGTFTTPIAGWFVDDAGAVIRTKNGGNTWSVSNVSTMGLNGVFFTASDTGYAVGAQGSIYKFVPCSEPLVPLGEITGASTLCFGTTNTYSVAPVSGANTYQWQVPSDASIIYSQGDTLIAVTFSSTSGNVTVIAGADCDTSIASLEVNVVPPLAASSAITGAADFCYGDTVMYSVSSIQNALSYEWSVPSDAQVITQTDTMIMVAMGSTSGMVAMKAADNCDTILISLPVFAHTSLPPINLITGDTAVCLNGLSSYQVPAVADAISYDWTIPSGASIVFSAGDTMIVVQFDSTSGNVAVTANGYCDSVSAILPVNVVGQYITLDTLAGPATACQGQPVTYGIAPVPDAISYDWSVPDDATILSGQGDTSIIVSFGASSGTVSITAGKSDCDAAIASLFVNVTPSLQDPEDVIGVTSLCSGDSAEFIVSSVTGADSYSWQLPEGCSIIANIGDTLIAVIFGDSSGYVTFSASSVCETVTSSLYVTVHPGVPPIKPIIGDTIVCTGDTATYNIASVDGVDYSWTVPFDATIIASEGDTSITVKFGTSSDGILVIAGSACALQDTLLPVQVVAFTSLPAINGDTLVCGGDTATYTIPAMEGLHYSWIVPDDATIISSQGDTLITVEFGNASGSITVIGESACTAQDTSLDIIVHSFPPVHPIEGDTVVCIGASATYSIASAEGVEYVWTVPSGAQIVSSQGDTSITVQFGDTGGEIKVTAINTCSTQDTTLTVIVVSDLPIQPINGPAIICTGDTATYSIGAVAGFNHTWTVPADAVIISSSGDTSITVIFGSTSDVVSVTSTGACITQDTSLSVTVVEYPPVPIISFVDNNLVSSAPAGNQWYFFGSVIPGATGQTYTPIQNGTYSVIVTYPPGCATESDTFEVISVSAVIPSILNTAVISPNPFESFTTLSLINNYHLHNCSLVIQDIQGKIVATMDHLSGSSVRIFRDALPEGIYYFRLTDEQQMLITTGKLIIQ